A single genomic interval of Daucus carota subsp. sativus chromosome 1, DH1 v3.0, whole genome shotgun sequence harbors:
- the LOC108204626 gene encoding uncharacterized protein At1g01500 — MENSHEKVNGYSNSTRDLDNSHMKWNGNGVVENGHGVKRHTSYQPSVKLSLSWLDIRVFYVRVSKCDIDDSTPECLTLNHIPLNHETLLEVNGARTSIYSDGASTLLRRDRFDKKSEEVTYVSTDSLRMTGSVKFEVFNKDVLVISGLLESSQCTGSIGDSENHGQRWSMHCESDIPVRSSLFNAKQCTSLESPEVEVYVAGCFSGVPIILTKTLQLGSRKKQSRKGMLKSIPEYEATVSQKDVPAGFDLQVADYSDHKPENEEYNPLYHPGMQYLEGEDGELSWFTAGVRVGVGIGLSVCLGVGIGVGLLVKTYQGTTRNFRRRLF; from the exons atggaGAATTCTCATGAGAAAGTGAATGGATACTCCAATTCAACAAGGGACTTGGACAACTCTCATATGAAATGGAATGGAAATGGAGTGGTCGAAAATGGCCATGGTGTCAAGAGGCACACTTCTTACCAGCCTAGTGTTAAGCTGTCATTATCTTGGCTTGATATAAGAGTTTTCTATGTTAGAGTCAGCAAATGTGACATCGATGATTCAACTCCTGAATGCCTTACATTAAATCATATTCCATTGAATCATGAAACCCTTCTTGAAGTAAATGGAGCAAGAACTAGCATCTATTCGGATGGTGCGTCCACACTACTTAGAAGAGACAGGTTTGATAAGAAATCTGAGGAAGTAACTTACGTCAGTACTGATAGTTTAAGAATGACAGGAAGTGTGAAGTTTGAGGTTTTCAATAAGGATGTTCTAGTCATATCTGGTTTATTAGAGTCGAGTCAATGTACTGGAAGCATAGGGGATTCAGAAAATCATGGCCAGAGGTGGAGTATGCACTGTGAGTCAGATATTCCTGTGAGGAGCAGTCTTTTCAACGCAAAACAGTGTACAAGCCTAGAGTCGCCAGAGGTCGAGGTCTATGTAGCTGGTTGCTTTTCTGGTGTACCAATTATCTTGACAAAAACTCTGCAGCTTGGTTCAAGGAAAAAGCAGTCGAGAAAGGGGATGTTGAAATCAATCCCAGAATATGAAGCAACGGTAAGCCAAAAAGATGTGCCAGCTGGATTTGATTTGCAG GTAGCAGATTACTCTGACCACAAACCAGAGAATGAAGAATATAACCCCCTCTATCATCCAGGGATGCAATATCTGGAAGGTGAAGATGGAGAGTTATCATGGTTCACTGCTGGTGTAAGAGTTGGGGTTGGAATTGGTCTCAGTGTTTGTCTTGGAGTTGGAATAGGCGTCGGTTTACTGGTAAAAACCTACCAAGGAACAACCCGCAACTTCAGAAGACGGTTATTCTGA
- the LOC108223432 gene encoding NAC domain-containing protein 83-like encodes MKLPPGYRFKPLEEELITLYLKPRVLAQQDPFNAVQECQLYGPNANPWHLLPPDTDSWLLSEVSPGKLEKVTYVFVSLTKKSGKMKNNPRAAKENYTKKAGCGTWDGQTKRYEIRERDSGDLVGERRFLVFEINDVEGVELSKVGHWKMHEFHLSGVNERIANPCNVVLCKITLDLSKGPLVKLKNVCDPPVKSGRKFQHRNANVDRNQGPVSCQRSRRDSEMLESGRVEEKEGDKGNNIVEMCDRVECMSIDHGNDCAGSVNSPSEQVNTENFEPAMIAQENKEEESGRGKFLFGMTKVQFSGHSNPQEEDSV; translated from the coding sequence ATGAAACTCCCCCCAGGATATCGCTTCAAGCCTTTAGAGGAAGAGCTCATCACTCTCTATCTCAAACCCAGAGTCCTGGCCCAACAGGATCCCTTCAATGCTGTCCAGGAGTGCCAATTGTACGGCCCCAATGCCAATCCCTGGCACCTCCTTCCCCCGGATACTGATTCTTGGCTCCTGTCTGAAGTGAGTCCGGGAAAGCTCGAGAAAGTGACGTATGTTTTCGTGAGTTTAACCAAGAAGTCTGGCAAGATGAAGAATAACCCTAGGGCTGCTAAGGAGAATTACACCAAGAAGGCTGGGTGTGGGACGTGGGATGGCCAGACGAAGCGGTACGAGATCAGGGAGCGTGACAGTGGGGATCTTGTGGGGGAGAGGAGGTTCTTGGTTTTCGAGATTAATGATGTGGAGGGTGTGGAGTTGAGTAAGGTGGGGCATTGGAAGATGCATGAGTTTCACTTGAGTGGAGTTAATGAGAGGATTGCGAATCCCTGTAATGTTGTTCTGTGCAAGATTACTCTGGACTTGTCGAAAGGCCCTCTGGTTAAACTCAAGAATGTTTGTGATCCGCCTGTCAAAAGTGGCAGAAAGTTTCAACACAGGAATGCCAATGTGGATAGAAATCAGGGGCCTGTTTCTTGTCAGAGGAGTCGTCGTGATTCAGAAATGTTGGAGAGTGGCAGGGTTGAGGAAAAAGAAGGGGATAAGGGGAATAATATCGTCGAAATGTGTGATCGAGTGGAATGTATGAGTATTGATCATGGTAATGATTGTGCGGGTTCAGTGAATTCACCATCAGAACAAGTAAATACAGAAAATTTTGAGCCTGCTATGATTGCTCAGGAAAATAAAGAGGAAGAAAGTGGAAGAGGGAAATTTCTTTTTGGCATGACTAAGGTCCAGTTTTCCGGCCATTCCAACCCTCAAGAAGAGGACTCCGTTTAA